The region GCTCGACCAGTGCCGCCACGGCGCCGGGGGCCAGGCCGGTCAGCGCCCGCAGATCCAGCACGACCGCCCACGGGGCCGCGTCCAGCAATCCGCGGACGAGGTGCTGGAACCCGGGCACCGCGGCGTCGTCGAGGCGGCCCTGGACGTGCACGCACGGCACCCCGGGCCGTAGATGGCTGAGGCGAACGGGCGAGCTGCTGCCCTCAGGCGCTGTAGACCCGTCACCGCCGACGCCGTATCCCATCTGAGCCACCTCCTCGAAGCTTCCACAGCCGTCCTGTACCCCGTCGAAGCCGGGGTCACCAGCGATCGATGCGGGTCGGACAGGAGCAGGTTCGGTGCGCGCAGGACCGGACCATGCAGCCCGTCCAGGCCCGCCCGGCCGCGTGATCCAGGTCCGAACCCCTGATCCGACCGCCGCGGCAGGTGCGGTCACGGCCCCCTCAGACGTCGAGTTGGTCGAGCGCGCGCTGCGCCGCGTCGAGCTCGGCGCGCAACCGCTCGACACGTTCGCGCTGCCGTTGACGCGCGCCCTCCAACGACGACGTGATCACCTCGGCGACTGCGGGCGGCAGCGACCGGGAGGCGGCGGCCACGTCGGCCGCCTGCACCGGCACGGAGGGCACGACCCGCTTCGTGCCGACGAGCACCTCGACGCTCCACTCGCCGTCCACCTTCGCGGTGAGACTGACGGTCATCTCGGCCGGGCGGTCGGCCCGTCGTCGTGTGCTGACGGGCCGACGCGGGGCTGCGCCCGCGGACGCGGCAGGCCCTTCGGCCGGCACCGCGGCCTTCTCCTTCGGTTTCCTCGGCGCCGGAGGAGCCACGGACGCTGTCGCCTCGTCCGTGGGCTGTGCGGATACCGCGGCAGGTCGTGGCGTGGTCGGCTGCGGGGCCGGCGGCGTGACGGCCTCCTTCGCCTGCTCCGTCCGCGGGGCAGCCCGGCGGCGCGGAGGCTTGGTTCGCGTGAGCTCGTTCGGCGAGCAGAACATCGTGTCACGCGAGCCCGCCGGCCGGACCTGGATGAAGTCCCCCTCGGCGACGTCGCCGACCGCCACCACCTTGGCCGACCCGCCGGCGGGAACCCCGACCGCGGCCGCGGTGAACCAGACCGTCACCGGGCGGCCCGCTGCCGCTTCCCCGCGCACGGCCACCACGTCCTGCTCCGTGAGCGCACCCTGTGCAGTCATCCCTCGTCATCTCCCTCGACTCGCCCGCCGCATTGTGCCGTGTTGCACCGTCAAGATCTCGCCGCCCGCCGTGAGGCGGCGGGCGCACTCGCCCCCGGCAGTACCGCCCGGCCCGGTGGAGGGGGGTGCGGGATCCGCGCGCCGGTGCAAGGAGGATGTCGTCGTGCGATACGTGGCGATCGGAGACAGCTTCACCGAGGGAGTCGGCGACGAACTCCCCGACGGATCGTCCCGAGGATGGGCGGACCGGGTGGCAGCGGGCCTGGCGGCGACCCGCGGCGAGGGTGTGCGGTACGCGAACCTGGCGATCCGCGGGCGCCTGCTCGAACCCATCGTGACCGACCAGCTCGACGCCGCGCTCTCGCTCGACCCCGCACCCACCCT is a window of Pseudonocardia sp. T1-2H DNA encoding:
- a CDS encoding STAS domain-containing protein, encoding MGYGVGGDGSTAPEGSSSPVRLSHLRPGVPCVHVQGRLDDAAVPGFQHLVRGLLDAAPWAVVLDLRALTGLAPGAVAALVELARHAGEADIGLYLVAVDRPVAQALAAGGVHRLFEIHRSTDSALRAMSRRP
- a CDS encoding DUF6319 family protein; amino-acid sequence: MTAQGALTEQDVVAVRGEAAAGRPVTVWFTAAAVGVPAGGSAKVVAVGDVAEGDFIQVRPAGSRDTMFCSPNELTRTKPPRRRAAPRTEQAKEAVTPPAPQPTTPRPAAVSAQPTDEATASVAPPAPRKPKEKAAVPAEGPAASAGAAPRRPVSTRRRADRPAEMTVSLTAKVDGEWSVEVLVGTKRVVPSVPVQAADVAAASRSLPPAVAEVITSSLEGARQRQRERVERLRAELDAAQRALDQLDV